DNA sequence from the Pseudoduganella plicata genome:
GGTGATGCGCGACGTGTTCGAGATCGTGCCCGCCGTGCTGAAGGAGTCCGCGTATGGCCTGGGCTGCACCCGCTGGGAAGTGGTGCGCAAGATCGTGCTGCCGTACACGAAGACGGGCGTCGTCGGCGGCGTCATGCTCGGTCTGGGCCGCGCGCTGGGCGAAACGATGGCCGTGACCTTCGTCATCGGCAACGCCAACAAGCTGTCCGCTTCGCTGTTCGCGCCGGGCAACTCGATTGCCTCCACCCTGGCCAACGAATTCGCCGAGGCCGCAACGCCGCTGCACGTGTCGTCGCTGTACTCGCTGGCCCTGATCCTCTTCGTCATCACGTTCATCGTGCTGTCCGCCGCCAAGCTGATGCTGGCCGGGATGTCGCGCAAGGAAGGCGTCAAATAATGCACTCTACTCCAGTCAACAAGGTCTATCGCAAGCGCCTGCTGCGGCACCGCGTCGGCATCGCCCTGTCGGTGTTCGCCATGTCGCTCGGCATCGCCGTGCTGCTGTGGATTCTTGCCACCCTCCTGATCAACGGCGTGCAGGCGCTGACCCCGGCCCTGTTCACGCAGACGACGCCGGCCCCGGGCAGCGAAGGCGGCGGCCTGATGAACGCCATCGTCGGCAGCCTGATGATGGTGGGCCTGTCCACGCTGGTCTCGACGCCGGTCGGCATCCTGGCCGGCATCTATCTCGCCGAATACGGCGAGGAGAACAAGCTGGCGCAGGTCACCCGCTTCGTGACGGACATCATGCTGTCGGCACCGTCGATCGTCATCGGCCTGTTTGTCTACACGCTGTACGTCGCCAACGTCAATCACTTCTCCGGTTATGCCGGTTCGATCGCGCTGTCGCTGATTGCCGTGCCGGTCGTAGTCCGTACCACCGACAACATGCTGCGTCTCGTGCCCAACAGCCTGCTGGAAGCGGCGTTCGCGCTTGGCGCGCCGCGCTGGAAGGTCGCGATGATGGTGCGCCTGCGCGCCGTCAAGGCCGGCGTCATCACCGGCGTGCTGCTGGCCGTGGCCCGCGTCTCGGGCGAAACCGCACCGCTGCTGTTCACGGCGCTGAACAACCAGTTCTTCAGCGTGGACATGAACAAGCCGATGGCCAACCTGCCATACGTGATCTACCAGTTCGCGATGAGCCCGTACGACAACTGGCGCGAGCTGGCCTGGGCCGGCGCGCTGCTCGTCACCTTCTCCGTGCTGGCGCTGAACATCATTTCGCGCACGCTGTTCTCCCAGAAGATCCCGAACTGAGTCCGGAGCCGGCCATGCTGAACCACACCGAATCGAGCCCGAATATGAACATCAATGTAAACAAGGCGGCACCCGCGGCCGTCCCGACATCCCGTCCGGCCAGCAAGATCATCGAGATCAAGGGCCTGAATTTCTACTACGGGAAAACCCGCAGCCTGTCCAACGTCAACCTGGACATCCACGAGAAGCAGGTCACGGCCTTCATCGGACCGTCCGGCTGCGGCAAGTCCACGTTGCTGCGCACGCTGAACCGCATGTACGACCTGTACCCGGGCCAGCGCGCCGAAGGCACGATCGCCTACCGCGGCCGCAATATCCTGGAAGCGGACCAGGACGTGAACATGCTGCGCGCCAAGGTCGGCATGGTATTCCAGAAGCCGACGCCGTTCCCCATGTCCATCTACGACAACATCGCCTTTGGCGTGCGCCTGTACGAGGACCTGTCGAAAGGCGAGATGGACGAGCGCGTGGAGTGGGCGCTGAAAAAAGCGGCCCTGTGGACGGAAGTGAAGGACAAGCTGGGCAAGAGCGGCCTGTCGCTGTCCGGCGGCCAGCAGCAGCGCCTTTGCATCGCCCGCGGCGTCGCGGTGAAGCCTGACGTGCTGCTGCTGGACGAGCCGACGTCCGCGCTGGACCCGATCTCCACGTCGAAAGTGGAAGAGCTGATCAGCGAACTGAAACAGGACTACACGATCGCCATCGTCACGCACAATATGCAGCAGGCGGCGCGCTGCTCGGACTACACGGCGTACATGTACCTGGGCGAGCTGGTGGAGTTCGGCGAGACGGACCAGATCTTCATGAACCCGGCGCGCAAGGAAACGCAGGATTACATCACCGGCCGCTTCGGCTGATCTGAGAACAATAACGGGAGAGCAGCCATGATGGGCGAACATTCATCGAAACAGTACGACCACGACCTGGAAGCGATCCGCTCCAAGGTGCTGCTGATGGGCGGCATGGTCGAAACCCAGTTCCTGGACGCGATGACGTGCTTCAGGATCGGCAACGTGGAACGGGCCGAGCGCGTGATCCGCGAGGACGACGCCGTCAACCAGCTGGAAGTGCAGCTGGACGACCAGTGCAGCCACCTGATCGTGCGCCGCCAGCCGGCCGCCAACGACCTGCGCACGATCATGGCGACGATCAAGGTCATCACCGACCTGGAACGCATCGGCGACGAAGCGACCAAAATCGCCCGCACGGCCAAGAGCCTGCATTCGCGCGGCGCCGTCACCGTCAACCATTACGAAATGGTGCGCACGATCGCGACGGCCACCAGCGACATGCTGCACGATGCGCTCGACGCCTTTGCCCGGAACGACCACAATCAGGCCTTGCAGCTGATTGCCCAGGATGCGGTGATCGACCACGAGTTCCGCTCGATCATGCGCAACCTGATTACGTTCATGATGGAAGATCCGCGTACAATTTCGGCTGCGCTGGACACGATGTGGGTGGCCAAGGCCATCGAGCGCATCGGCGACCACGCCAAGAACATCGCCGAATACGTGATCTACGTGGTCGAGGGGCGCGATATCCGTCACAGCAAGCCGGCCGGCGTCGCCACGGACATCGCCGAGACCAAGGAAATCTAAGTACATAGCATGGCATCCGACAAAACGACCGTACTGAT
Encoded proteins:
- the pstA gene encoding phosphate ABC transporter permease PstA, with translation MHSTPVNKVYRKRLLRHRVGIALSVFAMSLGIAVLLWILATLLINGVQALTPALFTQTTPAPGSEGGGLMNAIVGSLMMVGLSTLVSTPVGILAGIYLAEYGEENKLAQVTRFVTDIMLSAPSIVIGLFVYTLYVANVNHFSGYAGSIALSLIAVPVVVRTTDNMLRLVPNSLLEAAFALGAPRWKVAMMVRLRAVKAGVITGVLLAVARVSGETAPLLFTALNNQFFSVDMNKPMANLPYVIYQFAMSPYDNWRELAWAGALLVTFSVLALNIISRTLFSQKIPN
- the pstB gene encoding phosphate ABC transporter ATP-binding protein PstB; translation: MNINVNKAAPAAVPTSRPASKIIEIKGLNFYYGKTRSLSNVNLDIHEKQVTAFIGPSGCGKSTLLRTLNRMYDLYPGQRAEGTIAYRGRNILEADQDVNMLRAKVGMVFQKPTPFPMSIYDNIAFGVRLYEDLSKGEMDERVEWALKKAALWTEVKDKLGKSGLSLSGGQQQRLCIARGVAVKPDVLLLDEPTSALDPISTSKVEELISELKQDYTIAIVTHNMQQAARCSDYTAYMYLGELVEFGETDQIFMNPARKETQDYITGRFG
- the phoU gene encoding phosphate signaling complex protein PhoU; translated protein: MMGEHSSKQYDHDLEAIRSKVLLMGGMVETQFLDAMTCFRIGNVERAERVIREDDAVNQLEVQLDDQCSHLIVRRQPAANDLRTIMATIKVITDLERIGDEATKIARTAKSLHSRGAVTVNHYEMVRTIATATSDMLHDALDAFARNDHNQALQLIAQDAVIDHEFRSIMRNLITFMMEDPRTISAALDTMWVAKAIERIGDHAKNIAEYVIYVVEGRDIRHSKPAGVATDIAETKEI